A stretch of the Streptomyces venezuelae genome encodes the following:
- a CDS encoding multicopper oxidase family protein, whose product MRFLPTRHPSPSPSPSPASATRRTVLGAGLAVAGSGLLTACSTGGDKAAGGHGGMNHGGSGAAAPAAPGGFVDPAGPEVQAAERARNATGPVREVRLTATATPLDLGGGRTVRSWAYGDALPGREVRVTAGGTLALTLANHLPEATSLHWHGLALRNDMDGVPGLTQRDIKAGGSFGYRFAVPHPGTYWFHPHSGVQQDRGLYAPLIVEDPKEPLAYDKEWVVVLDDWLDGVDGSTPDAVLAELRKGMDTSGGGHGGHGSGSGTGSGSASPGAPTGPSRTGMGFDSDVLGPDAGDVAYPHYLVNGRVAEDPSVFQARPGDRIRLRIINAGGDTAFRIALGGHELTVTHTDGYPVEHTKARSLLLGMGERYDVLVTAGDGVFPLTALAEGKNASALALLRTGAGTAPTAATRPAELDGVPLTADRLKAAGAAVLATREPDRTVKIKLTGGMAKYDWAFDGRPYSPDRRHEVKAGERVRLVFANSTTMWHPLHLHGHTFALGGRPGGARKDTAVILPNGNLTVDFDADNPGLWMVHCHNVYHAEAGMMTVLGYRRA is encoded by the coding sequence ATGCGCTTTCTTCCCACGCGTCACCCCTCCCCCTCCCCGTCCCCCTCCCCCGCTTCCGCCACCCGTCGCACCGTGCTCGGCGCCGGACTCGCCGTCGCCGGATCCGGGCTGCTCACCGCCTGTTCCACCGGTGGCGACAAAGCCGCCGGCGGCCACGGGGGCATGAACCACGGCGGATCCGGGGCCGCAGCCCCCGCCGCCCCCGGCGGCTTCGTCGACCCGGCCGGACCCGAGGTGCAGGCCGCCGAACGGGCCCGCAACGCCACCGGACCCGTCCGCGAGGTCCGTCTGACCGCCACCGCCACCCCGCTGGACCTCGGCGGCGGCCGTACCGTCCGGTCCTGGGCGTACGGGGACGCGCTCCCCGGCCGCGAGGTACGGGTCACCGCCGGCGGCACCCTCGCCCTCACCCTCGCCAACCACCTGCCCGAGGCCACCTCCCTGCACTGGCACGGCCTCGCGCTGCGCAACGACATGGACGGGGTGCCCGGCCTGACCCAGCGGGACATCAAGGCCGGCGGGTCGTTCGGCTACCGGTTCGCGGTCCCCCACCCGGGCACGTACTGGTTCCACCCGCACTCGGGGGTCCAGCAGGACCGCGGCCTGTACGCCCCGCTCATCGTCGAGGACCCGAAGGAGCCCCTCGCCTACGACAAGGAGTGGGTGGTCGTCCTCGACGACTGGCTCGACGGGGTCGACGGCTCCACCCCGGACGCGGTCCTGGCCGAGCTCCGCAAGGGCATGGACACCAGCGGCGGCGGACACGGCGGGCACGGCTCCGGCTCCGGTACGGGCAGCGGCTCCGCCAGCCCCGGCGCCCCCACCGGCCCCTCCCGGACCGGTATGGGCTTCGACAGTGACGTCCTCGGTCCCGATGCCGGCGACGTCGCCTACCCGCACTACCTCGTCAACGGGCGGGTGGCGGAGGATCCGTCGGTGTTCCAGGCCAGGCCCGGCGACCGGATCCGGCTCCGGATCATCAACGCGGGCGGGGACACCGCCTTCCGGATCGCCCTCGGCGGCCACGAACTGACGGTGACGCACACCGACGGCTACCCGGTGGAGCACACCAAGGCCCGCTCACTGCTCCTGGGCATGGGCGAGCGCTACGACGTGCTCGTGACGGCCGGGGACGGGGTGTTCCCGCTGACCGCGCTGGCGGAGGGCAAGAACGCCTCGGCGCTGGCCCTGCTGCGCACCGGAGCGGGGACGGCCCCCACGGCCGCGACCCGGCCCGCCGAACTGGACGGCGTACCGCTGACCGCGGACCGGCTGAAAGCGGCCGGGGCGGCGGTGCTGGCGACGCGGGAGCCGGACCGTACGGTGAAGATCAAGCTGACCGGCGGAATGGCGAAATACGACTGGGCCTTCGACGGCCGGCCGTACTCGCCGGACCGGCGGCACGAGGTGAAGGCGGGCGAACGGGTCCGGCTGGTGTTCGCCAACTCCACGACCATGTGGCACCCGCTCCATCTGCACGGGCACACCTTCGCCCTCGGCGGGCGGCCGGGCGGGGCCCGCAAGGACACCGCCGTGATCCTGCCCAATGGGAATCTGACCGTTGACTTCGACGCGGACAACCCGGGGCTGTGGATGGTGCATTGTCACAACGTGTACCACGCGGAGGCCGGGATGATGACGGTGCTGGGCTACCGCCGGGCATAG
- a CDS encoding DUF998 domain-containing protein, protein MSTKGTRLIAAFLGLSAAAYTAWVLEVVLSTGLNPIETYVSELAAQDQPLGGLFRATDFTAGLLAFSGGLLALIRLAPHPEARRPWTVIGWHGVALFGAATAADAWLPLSCKPTVDPACASRETAGLVPATHQAHAISSSLAMCGALIAIVALTVAARRYGCFAPLARYGPALVVVELAATVWTLSAIALFTAGHGTWALGLGQRLQVLLVAVWLGVLAYSVWTERRT, encoded by the coding sequence ATGTCGACAAAAGGTACGCGGCTGATCGCCGCTTTCCTCGGCCTGAGCGCCGCGGCCTACACGGCTTGGGTGCTCGAAGTCGTCCTCTCCACCGGGCTGAACCCCATCGAGACGTACGTCAGCGAGCTCGCCGCGCAGGACCAGCCGCTCGGCGGCCTGTTCCGGGCCACCGATTTCACCGCCGGCCTGCTGGCCTTCAGCGGCGGCCTGCTCGCCCTGATCCGGCTGGCCCCGCACCCCGAAGCACGCCGGCCCTGGACCGTGATCGGCTGGCACGGCGTCGCCCTGTTCGGCGCCGCCACCGCCGCCGATGCCTGGCTGCCGCTCAGCTGCAAACCCACCGTGGACCCCGCGTGCGCCTCCCGGGAGACCGCCGGACTGGTCCCCGCCACCCACCAGGCCCACGCCATCAGCAGCAGCCTCGCCATGTGCGGGGCCCTGATCGCCATCGTGGCGCTCACCGTCGCCGCCCGCCGCTACGGCTGCTTCGCCCCACTCGCCCGCTACGGCCCGGCCCTGGTCGTCGTGGAGCTCGCCGCCACCGTCTGGACGCTCAGCGCGATCGCCCTGTTCACCGCCGGGCACGGCACCTGGGCGCTGGGCCTCGGCCAGCGCCTCCAGGTGCTGCTGGTGGCCGTCTGGCTGGGCGTACTCGCCTACTCGGTCTGGACGGAACGCCGCACATGA
- a CDS encoding alpha/beta fold hydrolase, with the protein MSTAGTGSGDSADPAGFEGFVRAGTDRVPLHVRVEGRGPVCVLSTGLAMSWFDWAPVVPPLLAAHRTVVRFDRPGHGLSAAPAAPPTAAGEAHRIAALLDALGLPGPVTLAGHSLAGFHAEAFARLYPDRTAALVLLDSSVEATARTPAPGAAALRTAAARALGRAVTAAGLPAAIGPLLRSAAVRAGSVGGPDPAPRELVRRCYRTGRVWQGALLENARYPDMAAELLVLRATRPLTAPVTVLAAHDGSGRPAALRWLTRQAGLADALSARFRVAEPSGHLVMLDRPQEVADAVLTAADEAAGPGPYNEKRPYG; encoded by the coding sequence ATGAGCACCGCAGGCACCGGCTCCGGCGACTCTGCCGACCCCGCCGGCTTCGAGGGCTTTGTGCGGGCCGGTACCGACCGGGTCCCGCTCCACGTCCGGGTCGAGGGCCGCGGCCCGGTCTGCGTGCTCAGTACCGGCCTCGCCATGAGCTGGTTCGACTGGGCCCCGGTCGTTCCGCCGCTGCTCGCCGCGCACCGCACCGTCGTCCGCTTCGACCGCCCCGGCCATGGCCTCAGCGCCGCTCCGGCCGCGCCGCCCACCGCCGCCGGAGAGGCGCACCGGATCGCCGCCCTGCTCGACGCGCTCGGCCTGCCCGGACCCGTGACCCTCGCCGGGCACTCCCTCGCCGGATTCCACGCCGAGGCCTTCGCCCGGCTGTACCCGGACCGTACCGCCGCCCTGGTGCTGCTCGACAGCAGCGTCGAGGCGACCGCCCGGACCCCCGCCCCCGGCGCCGCCGCCCTGCGGACCGCCGCCGCCCGTGCGCTCGGGCGGGCCGTCACCGCGGCCGGGCTGCCCGCCGCGATCGGCCCCCTGCTGCGCAGCGCGGCGGTCCGCGCCGGCAGCGTCGGCGGCCCCGACCCGGCTCCGCGGGAACTCGTACGCCGCTGCTACCGCACCGGCCGGGTCTGGCAGGGCGCCCTCCTGGAGAACGCCCGCTACCCGGACATGGCCGCCGAGCTCCTGGTCCTGCGCGCCACCCGCCCGCTGACCGCCCCGGTCACCGTCCTCGCCGCCCACGACGGCTCCGGCCGCCCGGCCGCCCTCCGCTGGCTCACCCGCCAGGCCGGGCTGGCCGACGCCCTGTCCGCCCGCTTCCGGGTCGCCGAACCCTCCGGCCACCTGGTCATGCTGGACCGTCCGCAGGAGGTGGCGGATGCGGTGCTGACGGCGGCCGACGAGGCCGCCGGCCCCGGCCCGTACAACGAGAAGCGGCCGTACGGGTAA
- a CDS encoding DUF305 domain-containing protein: MTRTRTYWTALGGGVSGLALLLAAAATVATASGSSDSGSGHPDVASADAGFARDMSVHHQQAVEMSFIVRDRTKDEGIRNLAYDIANTQANQRGMMLGWLDMWGLPKVAPGQEPMAWMAEEGDGHGSGHGGHGGHGGHSMGGVTAKPGALMPGMATKAELAQLGTLEGRAAEILFLQLMTDHHKGGVAMAEGCAKLCKTPVEQQLAQGMADAQQSELLLMADLLKQRGAAPRTP, from the coding sequence GTGACCCGCACCCGTACGTACTGGACGGCGCTCGGCGGCGGCGTCAGTGGACTCGCACTGCTGCTCGCGGCGGCGGCCACGGTGGCCACCGCGAGCGGATCCTCGGACTCCGGGAGCGGCCATCCCGACGTGGCCTCGGCGGACGCCGGGTTCGCCCGGGACATGTCGGTGCACCACCAGCAGGCGGTGGAGATGTCCTTCATCGTGCGCGACCGTACGAAGGACGAGGGGATCCGCAACCTCGCCTACGACATCGCCAACACCCAGGCCAACCAGCGGGGCATGATGCTGGGCTGGCTGGACATGTGGGGGCTCCCGAAGGTGGCTCCGGGGCAGGAGCCGATGGCCTGGATGGCCGAAGAAGGCGATGGGCACGGCAGCGGCCATGGCGGGCACGGCGGGCATGGCGGGCACTCCATGGGGGGCGTCACCGCCAAGCCGGGCGCGCTGATGCCCGGCATGGCGACCAAGGCGGAGCTGGCCCAGCTCGGCACCCTGGAGGGCCGGGCCGCGGAGATCCTGTTCCTCCAGCTGATGACCGACCATCACAAGGGCGGGGTCGCCATGGCCGAGGGCTGCGCGAAGCTGTGCAAGACCCCGGTCGAGCAGCAGCTGGCCCAGGGGATGGCGGACGCCCAGCAGTCGGAACTGCTGCTGATGGCGGACCTGCTGAAGCAGCGCGGGGCCGCGCCGCGCACCCCGTAG
- a CDS encoding DUF3105 domain-containing protein — translation MASKTGRNAKNSGPENSRQARIAEMRRAEQARDRRNKILAITASAVVIIALAGFGTYVINDQNEKERKRDEAIKAPVTGEQVWDAKKLSRNHVDTPVKYEMTPPVGGDHHQRWMNCDGDVYTSPVPEVNAVHSLEHGAVWVTYNDKAPKAEVDKLAEKVKKTPYTLMSPVKEQASAIMLSAWGKQVTVDNAGDPRVDQFFGKYVQGPQTPEPGAACTQGLAAQ, via the coding sequence ATGGCTTCCAAGACCGGCCGCAACGCCAAGAACTCCGGTCCCGAGAACTCCCGCCAGGCCCGCATAGCCGAGATGCGCCGGGCCGAGCAGGCCCGCGACCGCCGCAACAAGATCCTCGCGATCACCGCCTCGGCGGTCGTGATCATCGCTCTGGCCGGCTTCGGCACGTATGTGATCAACGACCAGAACGAGAAGGAGCGCAAGCGCGACGAGGCGATCAAGGCGCCCGTCACCGGCGAGCAGGTCTGGGACGCGAAGAAGCTGAGCCGCAACCACGTCGACACCCCGGTCAAGTACGAGATGACCCCGCCGGTGGGCGGCGACCACCACCAGCGCTGGATGAACTGCGACGGGGACGTCTACACCAGCCCGGTCCCCGAGGTGAACGCGGTGCACTCGCTGGAGCACGGCGCGGTCTGGGTGACGTACAACGACAAGGCGCCCAAGGCCGAGGTCGACAAGCTCGCCGAGAAGGTCAAGAAGACCCCGTACACGCTGATGAGCCCGGTGAAGGAGCAGGCCAGCGCGATCATGCTGAGCGCGTGGGGCAAGCAGGTCACCGTGGACAATGCGGGTGACCCGCGGGTGGACCAGTTCTTCGGCAAGTACGTGCAGGGCCCGCAGACCCCGGAGCCGGGTGCGGCCTGCACGCAGGGGCTGGCCGCACAGTGA
- a CDS encoding glutamine synthetase family protein — MDKQQEFVLRTLEERDIRFVRLWFTDVLGFLKSVAVAPAELEQAFDEGIGFDGSAIEGFARVYESDMIAKPDPGTFQILPWRAEAPGTARMFCDILMPDGSPSFADPRFVLKRILAKTSDLGFTFYTHPEIEFFLLKDKPLDGSRPVPADNSGYFDHTPQNVGMDFRRQAITMLESMGISVEFSHHEGAPGQQEIDLRYADALSTADNIMTFRLVMKQVALEQGVQATFMPKPFSEYPGSGMHTHLSLFEGDRNAFYESGAEYQLSKVGRSFIAGLLRHAAETAAVTNQWVNSYKRIWGGSSRSAGAGGEAPSYICWGHNNRSALIRVPMYKPGKTGSSRVEVRSIDSGANPYLTYAVLLAAGLKGIEEGYELPAGADDDVWALSDAERRAMGIEPLPQNLGEAISLMERSELVAETLGEHVFDFFLRNKKQEWEEYRSEVTAFELRKNLPVL, encoded by the coding sequence ATGGACAAGCAGCAGGAATTCGTCCTCCGGACGCTCGAGGAGCGCGACATCCGCTTCGTGCGCCTGTGGTTCACCGATGTGCTCGGTTTCCTCAAATCGGTCGCGGTCGCCCCCGCCGAACTCGAGCAGGCCTTTGACGAGGGCATCGGCTTCGACGGCTCGGCGATCGAGGGCTTCGCGCGGGTGTACGAGTCCGACATGATCGCCAAGCCGGACCCGGGGACCTTCCAGATACTGCCGTGGCGGGCCGAGGCACCGGGCACCGCCCGGATGTTCTGCGACATCCTGATGCCGGACGGCTCGCCGTCCTTCGCGGACCCCCGCTTCGTCCTCAAGCGCATCCTGGCCAAGACCTCCGACCTGGGCTTCACCTTCTACACCCACCCGGAGATCGAGTTCTTCCTGCTGAAGGACAAGCCGCTGGACGGCTCCCGTCCGGTCCCCGCCGACAACTCCGGCTACTTCGACCACACCCCGCAGAACGTGGGCATGGACTTCCGCCGCCAGGCGATCACCATGCTCGAATCCATGGGCATCTCGGTGGAGTTCAGCCACCACGAGGGCGCCCCCGGCCAGCAGGAGATCGACCTCCGCTACGCCGACGCCCTGTCCACGGCCGACAACATCATGACCTTCCGCCTGGTGATGAAGCAGGTCGCCCTCGAACAGGGCGTCCAGGCCACCTTCATGCCGAAGCCCTTCTCCGAGTACCCGGGCTCCGGCATGCACACCCACCTCTCCCTCTTCGAGGGCGACCGCAACGCGTTCTACGAGTCGGGCGCCGAGTACCAGCTCTCCAAGGTCGGCCGCTCCTTCATCGCGGGCCTGCTCCGGCACGCGGCGGAGACGGCGGCGGTCACCAACCAGTGGGTGAACTCCTACAAGCGCATCTGGGGCGGCTCCTCCCGCAGCGCCGGCGCGGGCGGCGAGGCCCCCTCGTACATCTGCTGGGGCCACAACAACCGCTCGGCCCTGATCCGCGTCCCGATGTACAAGCCGGGCAAGACGGGCTCCTCCCGTGTGGAGGTCCGCTCGATCGACTCGGGCGCCAACCCCTACCTCACCTACGCGGTCCTCCTGGCCGCGGGCCTGAAGGGCATCGAGGAGGGCTACGAACTCCCGGCCGGCGCCGACGACGACGTCTGGGCCCTCTCGGACGCGGAACGCCGCGCGATGGGCATCGAACCCCTCCCGCAGAACCTGGGCGAGGCCATCTCCCTGATGGAACGCAGCGAACTGGTCGCCGAAACCCTCGGCGAACACGTCTTCGACTTCTTCCTCCGCAACAAGAAGCAGGAGTGGGAGGAGTACCGCTCGGAGGTCACCGCCTTCGAACTCCGCAAGAACCTCCCGGTCCTGTAG
- a CDS encoding PIG-L family deacetylase, which produces MLPALRIRLAALLTVITAGATGVLAVAYGQETGVDAGYEPSDRKAAVRPAAANDGSVLQIVAHPDDDLFFMNPDLSRTLVSGTKLTTAYLTSGESDGINAAGKGPKPPADKPGYAEARQNGIRAAYAQMATGDRTSPWQRIAIPTAGGGQAEVDTLLAKPQVNLVWLELREAGHIGAPRPHSLRGLWDGKIPVLESQLSAHSPVKQPFAYSKDQVIATIAGVIERYKPTTIRMQDPTPGKHPKSGTPDDHQDHMYGARFTQAATERYAQVKNRPHFTVQNYLGYHNGVLPRSLDATTVQAKVGYLRTYGWADKQNHCGSPAGCGDRKVGNLPSGHIWAHSIRYTRADTTSWLVEGTGGRLWAFAALDGRMAHWTRNGTGPNASWTGPVLLPGTGMDPGASAARLPDGRIAVFGTRTTLGTRAQDYRREVVYAVQSAPNGPFGAWQSAGTPEGTDADGTSAISGPAVAVDRTGRLTVYVRDAKRSLRARTQLPSGGFGPWHQLGGGDLQSDPVAATDAAGRTHVFASTGRTVLAWTRATPDAPLQGPFATGLPATTVPLSAAPDGQGIRLYFRRPDSGVVRSALVTAGPGKPQVSAVTESGGRAGYGAVSAAGRLLSGRSDKGTIASTGLDSPAAWSQSPMLYAGAPAGVLESTGPTTTAVLGLDARLHITTSPTQPTPAPTASTPPLTAWYRATD; this is translated from the coding sequence ATGCTTCCTGCCCTGCGCATCCGCCTCGCGGCCCTGCTCACCGTGATCACCGCCGGCGCCACCGGTGTCCTCGCCGTTGCCTACGGCCAGGAGACCGGCGTGGACGCCGGGTACGAACCCAGTGACCGGAAGGCAGCAGTCCGCCCCGCCGCCGCGAACGACGGCTCGGTCCTCCAGATCGTCGCCCACCCCGACGACGACCTGTTCTTCATGAACCCGGATCTCAGCCGCACCCTGGTCTCCGGGACCAAGCTCACCACCGCCTACCTCACCTCCGGCGAGTCCGACGGGATCAACGCGGCCGGCAAGGGCCCCAAGCCGCCGGCCGACAAGCCGGGCTACGCCGAGGCCCGCCAGAACGGCATACGCGCCGCCTACGCCCAGATGGCCACCGGCGACCGCACCAGCCCCTGGCAGCGCATCGCGATACCCACCGCCGGCGGCGGCCAGGCCGAGGTCGACACCCTGCTGGCCAAGCCCCAGGTGAACCTGGTCTGGCTGGAGCTCCGTGAGGCCGGTCACATAGGCGCCCCCCGCCCCCACAGCCTGCGCGGCCTGTGGGACGGGAAGATACCCGTGCTGGAGTCCCAGCTCAGCGCCCACAGTCCGGTCAAGCAGCCCTTCGCGTACAGCAAGGACCAGGTCATCGCCACGATCGCGGGCGTGATCGAGCGGTACAAGCCCACGACGATACGGATGCAGGACCCGACCCCGGGCAAGCACCCGAAGAGCGGCACCCCGGACGACCACCAGGACCACATGTACGGCGCCCGCTTCACGCAGGCCGCCACCGAGCGCTACGCGCAGGTCAAGAACCGCCCGCACTTCACGGTGCAGAACTACCTCGGCTACCACAACGGCGTCCTGCCCCGCAGCCTCGACGCGACCACCGTCCAGGCCAAGGTCGGCTACCTCCGGACGTACGGCTGGGCCGACAAGCAGAACCACTGCGGCAGCCCGGCCGGCTGCGGCGACCGCAAGGTCGGCAACCTGCCCTCCGGCCACATCTGGGCCCACAGCATCCGCTACACCCGCGCCGACACCACCTCCTGGCTGGTCGAGGGCACCGGCGGCCGGCTCTGGGCGTTCGCCGCCCTGGACGGGCGTATGGCCCACTGGACCCGCAACGGCACCGGCCCGAACGCCTCCTGGACCGGACCGGTCCTGCTCCCCGGCACCGGCATGGACCCGGGCGCCTCCGCCGCCCGGCTGCCGGACGGCCGCATCGCCGTCTTCGGCACCCGCACCACCCTGGGCACCCGCGCGCAGGACTACCGGCGCGAGGTCGTGTACGCCGTCCAGTCCGCCCCCAACGGCCCCTTCGGCGCCTGGCAGTCGGCCGGCACCCCGGAGGGCACCGACGCCGACGGCACCTCGGCGATCAGCGGACCGGCGGTCGCGGTGGACCGTACCGGCCGCCTCACCGTGTACGTCCGCGACGCCAAGCGCAGCCTGCGCGCCCGCACCCAGCTCCCATCCGGCGGCTTCGGCCCCTGGCACCAGCTGGGCGGCGGTGACCTGCAGAGCGACCCGGTGGCCGCGACCGACGCAGCCGGCCGCACCCACGTCTTCGCCTCCACCGGCCGCACCGTCCTGGCCTGGACCCGCGCCACCCCGGACGCCCCGCTCCAGGGCCCCTTCGCCACCGGCCTGCCGGCCACCACGGTCCCGCTGTCCGCGGCCCCCGACGGCCAGGGCATCCGGCTGTACTTCCGCCGCCCGGACTCGGGCGTGGTCCGCTCGGCCCTGGTCACGGCGGGCCCCGGCAAGCCCCAGGTCTCGGCCGTCACCGAGTCCGGCGGCCGGGCGGGCTACGGCGCGGTGAGCGCGGCGGGCCGCCTCCTCTCGGGCCGCTCGGACAAGGGCACCATCGCCAGCACGGGCCTCGACAGCCCGGCGGCCTGGTCCCAGTCCCCGATGCTCTACGCGGGCGCCCCGGCCGGCGTCCTGGAGTCCACCGGCCCCACCACCACGGCGGTCCTGGGCCTCGACGCCCGCCTCCACATCACCACGTCCCCCACCCAGCCCACCCCGGCCCCCACGGCCTCAACCCCACCCCTGACAGCCTGGTACCGCGCCACCGACTGA